Within the Candidatus Woesearchaeota archaeon genome, the region CGTTTTTTGTTTGTTTCATTTGCTTTCCCTCGTTTTGTTCTTTTTCTTGTTTTTCCTAGTCTGTTCTCTACAAGGTTTTGAAGAGCGCTCAGGTGGAATATGCTGAGCGCATACTCACTTGGAAATAAAGGTGCAGAGAACAGAGGTATTGCTAAGAAGGTGCCACTGATTCTGAGGCGAGTACCTTCCTAGCATGCGTGTACCTTGATTGGTTTGAGTATTTATATTTTTCGCTTGGAGAGGGATTTTTTAGCTGAGATATGTTTTGAAAATTGTTTAGAAGCTGTTTTTTCTCGTTTTAGTGGTTGTTTTGTTCTTCGCGGTTCTTCACCGTTCGTTTCTCAAGTTCTTGTTTGCGTCGTTCGAGGTAGTCTCGTATGTTTTCAAAAGGGAGGGTGGCGAGGTCCTTGCGCATTGTTGCGCTGTGGGGTATTCCTTTCGTGAAGTTGATGATTTGTTGACGGATGTGTGTTGTTGGAATGTGATAGTGGCTAGCGAGGCGGTAATAGGAGAGGGCGTCGTCGAGTTGGACGTGGTACGGCCATTGATATGTTGTGCCTGTTTCGAGGTAGGTGTTGATAGCGTGGAAGATGCGGGGGCGTCCTATTGCTCCTCTGCCGACCATGACGTAGTCGCAGCCTGTTTGTTCGAGCATGCGTTGAGCATCGTGTGGCGTTCGTATGTCTCCATTGCCAATGACTGGGATCCGTACTGCTTGTTTGACGTGGCGGATGGCGTCCCAGTCTGCCCGGCCGGAGAAGTATTGTTTTTGTGTTCTTCCGTGGATGGTTATTGCAGCAGCTCCTGCTTTTTCGCAGAGTTTTGCGACAGCCACAGCGTTGCTGTGGTTCTCATCGATGCCTTTGCGTATCTTGACGGTGAATGGTTTGGTGAGGTGCCGCGTGATGGTTTTGAGGAAGTGGTAGAGTTGTTCTTCGTTGGCGAGAAGAGCAGATCCTGCCCCTTGCCTGATGACTTTGTAGACGGGGCAGCCGAGATTGAGGTCGATGATGTCTGCATAGCGTTCCACGGCTTTTGCGGCGGTGATGATGTCTTGGAGATTGGAGCCGAAGATTTGAACGCTCGAGGGTTGTTCACTGGGGTGGAGTGCGAGTTTGGCAAGTGTTTTCTCGTTTTTCCTGGCGATGGCGGTGGCTGAGATGAATTCTGTTGTGGTAAGCGCTGCTCCGTGTTTTCTGCAGAGTGCTCGGAAGGCGATGTCTGAGACGCCGGACATGGGCGCGAGGAGTGCTTTGCCTTTGAGTGGTGGAAAGCGTGGCATGGGAAGAATGAGTGGTGGTCGTTGGTGGTTTATATATAATCAGTTTATAGGTGCTGCTTGTGCAATGGTGAGGCGACGCTAAAACCTTAGGGGTTTTTAACGTGTATGGATGCTTCTCAGGTGGCTGCAGGCATCTTAACGTCCATTATAAACGTGTGGATTTTGGAAGGTTTGATGGTTTCCTTGACAAAAAGCACGAGGACTTAATACTGCCTTCCTTGTCCATTCTTGATCGTGAC harbors:
- the dusB gene encoding tRNA dihydrouridine synthase DusB: MPRFPPLKGKALLAPMSGVSDIAFRALCRKHGAALTTTEFISATAIARKNEKTLAKLALHPSEQPSSVQIFGSNLQDIITAAKAVERYADIIDLNLGCPVYKVIRQGAGSALLANEEQLYHFLKTITRHLTKPFTVKIRKGIDENHSNAVAVAKLCEKAGAAAITIHGRTQKQYFSGRADWDAIRHVKQAVRIPVIGNGDIRTPHDAQRMLEQTGCDYVMVGRGAIGRPRIFHAINTYLETGTTYQWPYHVQLDDALSYYRLASHYHIPTTHIRQQIINFTKGIPHSATMRKDLATLPFENIRDYLERRKQELEKRTVKNREEQNNH